From Prochlorococcus marinus XMU1419, a single genomic window includes:
- a CDS encoding sensor histidine kinase, with the protein MNLSKKFEELILKQLESFGCSMGVTNLVMYLASAKQGTKASFEMIGQWPQIDRLLTSIEDDPSLKVSSPNRRWYPLQENDILLGVLRVETDLKGGNWPVSLDSRLKALSISLAKCVSIELERQNKNEEINYLKNQVNVIIHQLRNPLAAIRTYAKLLIKRLGSDDDSIEIVERMIIEQKQINQYMDSFAQLNSPIQLPLGIGEERLLLPPNLDNKKVITVQSLLRPILERGKANADLENRDWTEPSLWPNWTISPIKAKYAVIAEIVANLLENAFKYAQKDAEIGLAITSNGLCIFDDGKKIFKNENEKIFEKGFRGSAAKKKDGTGVGLFLARKLAKQIGGDLRLLENNSIDNTEISKNLKKKNIFYLELPIKELHA; encoded by the coding sequence ATGAATCTTTCAAAAAAATTTGAAGAATTAATATTAAAACAGCTAGAGAGTTTTGGTTGCTCAATGGGAGTGACTAATTTAGTGATGTATCTTGCTTCAGCTAAGCAAGGAACTAAAGCATCATTTGAGATGATTGGTCAATGGCCGCAAATTGATAGGCTACTTACATCAATAGAAGATGATCCTTCACTAAAAGTTTCGTCGCCTAATAGAAGATGGTACCCGCTTCAAGAAAACGATATTCTACTTGGTGTCCTAAGGGTAGAAACTGATTTGAAAGGGGGGAATTGGCCAGTATCTCTTGATTCTAGGTTAAAAGCGCTTTCAATATCTTTAGCTAAATGCGTCTCTATCGAATTAGAACGTCAAAATAAAAATGAAGAAATCAATTATTTAAAAAATCAAGTCAATGTCATAATCCATCAATTAAGGAATCCATTGGCAGCTATTAGGACATATGCAAAATTACTAATAAAAAGACTTGGTTCAGATGATGATTCTATTGAAATAGTCGAACGCATGATAATAGAGCAAAAACAAATTAATCAATATATGGATTCTTTTGCACAATTAAATTCACCCATTCAACTTCCTCTGGGAATTGGAGAGGAAAGATTATTATTACCACCAAATTTAGATAATAAAAAGGTAATAACTGTTCAAAGTTTATTGAGGCCAATATTAGAAAGGGGTAAAGCTAATGCGGACTTAGAGAATAGAGATTGGACTGAACCTTCTCTTTGGCCAAATTGGACTATTTCGCCAATAAAGGCAAAATATGCTGTAATTGCTGAAATTGTGGCCAATTTATTAGAAAATGCATTTAAATATGCTCAAAAAGATGCCGAAATTGGACTTGCAATTACGAGTAATGGACTTTGTATATTTGATGATGGTAAAAAAATATTCAAAAATGAAAACGAGAAAATTTTTGAAAAAGGTTTTAGAGGATCTGCCGCTAAAAAGAAGGACGGCACTGGTGTGGGACTATTTTTGGCGAGGAAATTAGCAAAACAAATTGGAGGAGATTTGAGATTGCTGGAAAATAACTCGATTGATAATACTGAGATATCAAAAAATCTTAAGAAGAAAAATATTTTCTATTTAGAACTACCTATAAAAGAATTGCATGCATAA